The following are encoded in a window of Kitasatospora sp. NBC_01250 genomic DNA:
- a CDS encoding NDP-sugar synthase → MSADRVVDQLSDVWVAMPIGGMATRAREMTNDAVPKHLLRLDSGETILSTICRELQRIGFRRFVFCVGHLCDQIVEHLRGEEWIWKEGVSYVFSEERTPLGPDGAVLAAVKRWQLQGQVLMMPGDLLLPWDEVAEMTLAHARREPSMTAAVTSHITPRTTDVGRFIVDAATWRLRHVYDRSQPVSPTAPGELALTSAGAIVLSTDHFVEVCEGYAEAHAGENGPLGLRDNVFPWAIESGGFNMYAHDLRGELLDLGTPANIRHGRENWQRYVSTQVAGIRSSR, encoded by the coding sequence ATGTCCGCCGATCGCGTGGTTGATCAGCTGAGCGACGTGTGGGTGGCCATGCCGATCGGCGGCATGGCCACCCGGGCCAGGGAGATGACCAACGACGCCGTCCCCAAGCACCTGCTGCGCCTCGACAGCGGTGAAACGATCCTGTCGACCATCTGCCGCGAATTGCAGCGGATCGGCTTTCGACGGTTCGTGTTCTGCGTGGGGCATCTGTGCGATCAGATCGTCGAGCACCTGCGGGGCGAGGAGTGGATATGGAAAGAGGGTGTTTCCTATGTCTTCTCCGAGGAACGGACCCCGCTCGGGCCCGATGGCGCGGTGCTCGCGGCGGTCAAGCGCTGGCAGTTGCAGGGCCAGGTCCTGATGATGCCGGGCGACCTGCTGCTTCCCTGGGACGAGGTCGCCGAGATGACCTTGGCCCATGCCCGTCGTGAGCCGTCGATGACGGCTGCTGTCACGAGCCACATAACTCCTCGCACCACCGATGTCGGGCGGTTCATCGTCGATGCCGCCACCTGGCGCCTTCGGCATGTCTACGACCGCAGCCAGCCGGTGTCGCCCACGGCGCCCGGCGAACTGGCACTCACCAGTGCCGGCGCGATCGTGCTGTCGACGGATCACTTCGTCGAGGTGTGCGAGGGGTACGCCGAGGCCCACGCGGGCGAGAACGGCCCGCTGGGACTCCGTGACAACGTGTTCCCCTGGGCCATCGAGAGCGGCGGCTTCAACATGTACGCCCACGACCTCCGGGGCGAGTTGCTCGACCTGGGCACTCCCGCGAACATCCGCCACGGCCGGGAGAACTGGCAGCGCTATGTGAGTACCCAGGTCGCCGGGATCCGGTCGTCACGGTAG
- a CDS encoding FAD-dependent oxidoreductase — MRVSVVGAGLGGLALAQGLRGAGIEADVFERDPGIVARFQGYRLVLDPVGLQAVRDCLPTRWHPLLDEIVMEASAEQLILDPRLNEIGRLGAGRTGIVVDRQVLRHLLLTGLTVHTDAALTGYDVLADGNVRARFARRGPATADLLVGADGVASAVRGVLSPQTTPTDTGVRFVIGRTPLTDEFAGLSKAYGSKIAGDGVSLLLGAMRFRTPPKQAAEQLAPEVTLPDIGDYVRWAMILPPNGSLENLTAQDAVLSRMEGWHSELRALIEQADPDNSTLLSIRVVRPGERWAAGPVTLLGDAIHATSPTGGNGANTALRDADLLRRCLIEAGEGRRDLLGAVDDYERQMFEYGAEAVRSSLEKLPAFAPESQLS, encoded by the coding sequence ATGCGAGTTTCCGTTGTCGGAGCCGGTCTGGGAGGTCTGGCTCTCGCGCAGGGTCTGCGTGGTGCCGGGATCGAGGCCGACGTGTTCGAACGCGACCCGGGGATCGTCGCGCGGTTCCAGGGCTACCGCCTCGTGCTGGATCCGGTCGGTCTCCAGGCGGTGCGCGACTGCCTGCCGACGCGCTGGCACCCGCTGCTGGACGAGATCGTCATGGAGGCCTCCGCCGAGCAGCTGATCCTGGACCCGCGGCTGAACGAGATCGGCAGGCTCGGCGCGGGCCGGACCGGCATCGTGGTCGACCGGCAGGTGCTGCGGCACCTGTTGCTGACCGGCCTCACCGTGCACACCGATGCCGCGCTGACCGGCTACGACGTGCTGGCCGACGGCAATGTCCGGGCCCGGTTCGCCCGCCGCGGCCCGGCCACCGCCGACCTGCTCGTCGGCGCCGACGGCGTCGCCTCCGCGGTCCGCGGGGTGTTGTCGCCGCAGACCACCCCGACCGACACCGGCGTCCGATTCGTCATCGGCCGCACCCCGCTGACCGACGAGTTCGCCGGCCTGTCCAAGGCATACGGCTCGAAGATCGCGGGCGACGGCGTCAGCCTGCTGCTCGGCGCGATGCGCTTCCGTACCCCGCCGAAGCAGGCCGCCGAGCAACTGGCCCCCGAAGTCACACTGCCCGACATCGGCGACTACGTGCGCTGGGCCATGATCCTGCCGCCGAACGGCTCGCTGGAGAACCTGACCGCGCAGGACGCCGTGCTGTCCAGGATGGAAGGCTGGCACTCGGAGCTGCGCGCGCTGATCGAGCAGGCCGACCCGGACAACAGCACCCTGCTGTCCATCCGGGTGGTCAGGCCCGGCGAGCGCTGGGCGGCCGGCCCGGTCACCCTGCTCGGCGACGCGATCCACGCCACCTCCCCGACCGGCGGCAACGGCGCGAACACCGCACTGCGCGACGCCGACCTGCTGCGCCGCTGCCTGATCGAGGCAGGCGAAGGCCGCCGGGATCTGCTCGGCGCGGTCGACGACTACGAGCGGCAGATGTTCGAGTACGGCGCGGAGGCCGTGCGCAGCAGTCTCGAGAAGCTGCCCGCCTTCGCCCCCGAATCGCAACTGTCCTGA